From Geomonas agri, one genomic window encodes:
- the proC gene encoding pyrroline-5-carboxylate reductase, with the protein MDRNIGFIGGGNMAEAIIKGLLAGGVPAAELAVSEPSEARRNLLVERYGVRVLADNVELCRMSDTIVLAVKPQVAPQVLGALGTGLTEKLFISIMAGVKSAAIEGMLGSGARVVRVMPNTPALVLQGASAISRGYNATEDDLVLTRRIFDLVGTTCVVDEKLLDAVTGVSGSGPAYVLTFIEALSDAGVKHGLTRDVATALAAQTVYGTAKLLLESHEHPAVLKSNVASPGGTTIAAMHSLDRDGFRAATINAVDVCVARSKELGEK; encoded by the coding sequence ATGGACAGGAACATAGGGTTCATCGGCGGCGGCAACATGGCGGAGGCGATCATCAAGGGGCTTCTGGCCGGGGGCGTGCCGGCGGCGGAACTTGCCGTGTCCGAGCCGTCCGAAGCGCGGCGCAACCTGCTCGTGGAACGCTACGGTGTGCGGGTCCTCGCCGACAACGTGGAACTGTGCCGGATGAGCGACACCATCGTCCTGGCCGTCAAGCCCCAGGTCGCCCCGCAGGTGCTCGGCGCCCTCGGCACGGGTCTCACCGAAAAGCTCTTCATCTCCATCATGGCAGGGGTCAAAAGCGCCGCCATCGAGGGGATGCTCGGCTCCGGGGCGCGCGTGGTCCGGGTGATGCCCAACACTCCCGCTCTGGTGCTCCAGGGCGCATCGGCCATCTCCCGCGGCTACAACGCCACCGAGGACGACCTGGTGCTCACCCGCAGGATCTTCGACCTGGTCGGCACCACCTGCGTCGTGGACGAGAAACTGCTCGACGCCGTCACCGGCGTTTCCGGCAGCGGCCCGGCCTACGTGCTCACCTTCATCGAGGCGCTGAGCGACGCCGGTGTCAAACACGGCCTCACCCGCGACGTCGCCACCGCCCTGGCCGCACAGACCGTCTACGGCACCGCGAAGTTGCTCCTGGAGAGCCACGAGCACCCGGCGGTCCTGAAGAGCAACGTCGCTTCACCGGGTGGGACCACCATCGCCGCCATGCACTCGCTCGATCGCGACGGGTTCCGCGCCGCCACCATCAACGCCGTCGACGTCTGCGTGGCCCGTTCCAAGGAACTGGGGGAGAAATGA
- a CDS encoding cytochrome c3 family protein: MSKRVFKYSAVIASLLTTAVFTGCGTSHKEGNLTVGDVAKVDESLCAQCHGSAREKLTGRVIYDDYSQSVHALNQIGCQDCHGGGAQHNGVGPIPYPKPGPDQCKVCHDSAADPVVTKYLGSKHFSVAIENEENEPCQRCHTHEGAVLAAQFHFTGDGPTMDALVNAPGVIPEPSPIKCNTCHVTHKPNELRIDSAWQPSTVKGAAVAGGSDQYRLCTQCHTYINPAGALAGSGSATSGTVRVGHHETSWYRVIASTHYDDPTTEEIEGYGVRTTNENSCFDCHGHESKTNSSTSTASPTIYTDWAQSGHAGGILVAKLAAATANPVNTTLPRTDPVRVAQGIAQVDAVMAAVADIPIENGQSCARCHTSSGLVQFLANPALGGSYTINATTGVATTVSSTIVAPPTGELVMCWGCHSDAGNGVVRPLATANGTATTKYTATSKGHVPTAYQIDAGKNNWFIDVGKSNICITCHDGRNSDPAAVTAAMTANAATASTLGSHHASAAATMYVKQGFYNLSTGTAYVKSLKADLDGGTVTSTHRKLGTPAINGDSHNPTKFVAGFLDSEGPCVTCHLTGSHSLAMDQKTIDAVCSNCHTSEAGHSIATAADFATYFLEPQSEVFQDALALAAAVFNSNQSTIVLAKNRSGEYSAYKKNGTVPFNDANYAAYLAGGTAPSSAAAADWTTVAGSAPYTNKTKLLGAVSNVLFLSKDKAAYAHARTYTRRLLYDSIDFLDDGSLNGTVGATAVAISPTVYGKGATAYTDGTLTTLATGTTEAMVYLIGWSRSTGAWNSTARP, translated from the coding sequence ATGAGTAAAAGGGTATTCAAGTATTCAGCCGTAATCGCCTCGCTACTGACGACCGCCGTCTTTACCGGCTGCGGTACCAGCCACAAAGAGGGCAATCTCACGGTTGGCGATGTCGCCAAAGTAGACGAAAGCCTCTGCGCCCAGTGCCATGGCAGCGCCCGCGAAAAGCTGACCGGACGCGTGATTTACGACGACTACTCGCAGTCTGTCCACGCTTTGAACCAGATCGGCTGCCAGGACTGCCACGGCGGTGGCGCCCAGCATAACGGCGTTGGCCCCATCCCCTATCCGAAGCCGGGTCCGGACCAATGTAAGGTCTGCCACGACAGCGCGGCTGATCCGGTGGTCACCAAGTACCTCGGCTCGAAGCACTTCTCCGTGGCGATCGAGAACGAAGAGAACGAGCCCTGCCAGCGCTGCCACACCCATGAGGGCGCGGTGCTCGCGGCCCAGTTCCATTTCACCGGCGACGGCCCGACCATGGATGCCTTGGTAAACGCCCCGGGCGTGATCCCCGAGCCTTCTCCGATCAAGTGCAACACCTGCCACGTGACCCATAAGCCCAACGAGCTGCGTATCGACTCCGCATGGCAGCCCTCCACTGTCAAAGGCGCCGCTGTAGCCGGCGGAAGCGACCAGTACCGCCTCTGCACCCAGTGCCACACCTACATCAATCCGGCCGGCGCTCTGGCTGGTTCGGGCAGCGCAACTTCCGGCACCGTGCGGGTTGGCCACCACGAGACCTCCTGGTACAGGGTAATCGCCTCCACCCACTACGATGACCCGACCACCGAGGAAATCGAAGGGTACGGCGTGCGCACCACCAACGAGAACTCCTGCTTCGATTGCCACGGCCACGAGTCCAAAACCAACTCCAGCACCTCCACCGCGAGCCCGACCATCTACACCGACTGGGCCCAGTCCGGTCACGCTGGTGGCATCCTGGTTGCCAAGCTGGCAGCTGCGACCGCTAACCCGGTCAACACCACCCTGCCCAGGACCGACCCGGTCCGCGTTGCCCAGGGGATCGCTCAGGTCGACGCAGTCATGGCCGCAGTGGCCGACATCCCGATCGAGAACGGCCAAAGCTGCGCAAGGTGCCACACCTCGTCCGGCCTCGTGCAGTTCCTTGCTAACCCGGCGCTTGGCGGCTCTTACACCATCAACGCAACAACTGGCGTGGCCACTACGGTCTCTTCCACCATCGTCGCTCCCCCGACCGGCGAGCTGGTCATGTGCTGGGGCTGCCACAGCGATGCGGGTAACGGCGTAGTCCGTCCGCTGGCGACCGCCAACGGTACTGCGACCACGAAATACACCGCGACCAGCAAAGGGCACGTGCCGACCGCCTACCAGATCGACGCAGGCAAAAACAACTGGTTCATCGATGTCGGCAAGTCCAACATCTGCATCACCTGCCACGATGGTCGCAACTCCGACCCCGCCGCAGTAACTGCAGCGATGACCGCAAATGCAGCGACTGCCTCTACTCTTGGTTCGCACCACGCGTCCGCGGCAGCCACCATGTACGTGAAGCAGGGCTTCTACAACCTCTCCACCGGCACCGCCTACGTGAAGTCCCTGAAGGCTGACCTTGACGGCGGTACTGTCACCAGTACCCACCGCAAACTGGGTACCCCCGCGATCAACGGCGACAGCCACAACCCGACCAAGTTCGTGGCCGGCTTCCTCGACTCCGAGGGCCCGTGTGTGACCTGCCACCTGACCGGCAGCCACAGCCTGGCGATGGACCAGAAGACCATCGACGCAGTCTGCTCCAACTGCCACACCTCTGAGGCTGGTCACTCCATCGCCACCGCGGCGGACTTCGCGACCTACTTCCTCGAGCCGCAATCCGAAGTCTTCCAGGATGCGCTGGCCCTCGCGGCAGCGGTCTTCAACAGCAATCAGTCCACCATCGTGTTGGCTAAAAACAGGTCCGGCGAGTACTCTGCGTACAAGAAAAACGGTACGGTTCCCTTCAACGATGCCAACTACGCAGCCTACCTGGCAGGCGGAACTGCCCCGAGTTCGGCTGCCGCTGCAGACTGGACCACGGTTGCAGGCTCGGCACCTTACACCAACAAGACCAAGCTGCTGGGCGCCGTTTCCAACGTATTGTTCCTGAGCAAGGACAAGGCTGCTTACGCCCACGCCAGGACCTACACCCGCAGGCTTCTCTACGACAGCATTGACTTCCTCGATGACGGTTCGCTCAACGGCACCGTGGGCGCCACCGCTGTCGCTATCAGCCCGACCGTGTACGGCAAAGGCGCCACCGCCTACACCGACGGCACCCTTACCACCCTTGCCACCGGCACCACCGAGGCCATGGTTTACCTCATTGGCTGGAGCCGTAGCACCGGTGCCTGGAACTCCACCGCGCGCCCGTAG
- a CDS encoding thioredoxin fold domain-containing protein encodes MCKASGGPWKRLALWAAASLLVLVLATLVSAKDLDLGKAVKVGNGRITVIEFTDPDCPFCKKAEAYFQKRSDVTRYIFFIPLKIHPASKGKVQYILSAKDKEKAYLDVATGKLDKWKQSEVTPEGIALQQAHEQIAKEQGQNATPIFIIYGSVVRGFDLKKLEPLLK; translated from the coding sequence ATGTGTAAAGCAAGCGGTGGACCGTGGAAGCGCCTGGCCCTTTGGGCCGCCGCCTCCCTCCTTGTGCTCGTTCTCGCCACGCTGGTATCCGCCAAGGACCTGGACCTCGGCAAGGCGGTCAAAGTCGGCAACGGCAGGATCACCGTGATAGAGTTCACCGACCCGGATTGCCCCTTCTGCAAAAAGGCCGAGGCCTACTTCCAAAAACGCAGCGATGTCACCCGTTACATCTTCTTCATCCCATTGAAGATCCATCCCGCTTCCAAGGGAAAGGTGCAGTACATTCTCTCTGCCAAGGACAAGGAGAAGGCCTACCTCGATGTGGCGACGGGCAAGCTGGACAAGTGGAAGCAGTCCGAAGTGACGCCGGAGGGTATTGCGCTGCAGCAGGCGCACGAGCAGATCGCCAAGGAGCAGGGGCAGAATGCAACCCCCATCTTCATCATCTACGGCAGCGTCGTGCGAGGTTTCGATCTGAAGAAGCTGGAGCCGCTGCTGAAATAG
- a CDS encoding acylphosphatase, translating to MKIRASLIVRGRVQGVAFRHHTARTAQQLGVSGWVRNLSDGSVEACFEGEEADVLAMVQWCRRGPELARVDELIEKRDQHTGEFTGFQVRG from the coding sequence ATGAAGATAAGGGCGAGCCTGATCGTGCGCGGCAGGGTGCAGGGAGTGGCCTTCCGGCACCACACCGCCCGCACTGCTCAGCAGCTCGGGGTGAGCGGCTGGGTCCGCAACCTCTCCGACGGATCCGTCGAGGCCTGTTTCGAGGGCGAGGAGGCGGACGTGCTCGCCATGGTGCAGTGGTGCCGTAGGGGGCCGGAGCTGGCCCGGGTGGACGAACTGATCGAAAAGCGGGACCAACACACCGGTGAGTTCACCGGTTTCCAGGTAAGGGGGTAG
- a CDS encoding aminoacyl-histidine dipeptidase: MTDAIRGLEPQIFWNCFAAIAAIPRPSGHEERIGNYILERAGQLGLERAKDDSGNIVVKLPATPGKERVASICLQSHLDMVCEKNADKVHDFLNDPIELLRQGEVVTANGTTLGADNGIGVATALAIMEDQTVEHGPLELLFTVEEETGLAGAKNLSPSLVSSRSLLNLDSEEEGALYIGCAGGKDTVGRWQLLRQPTPAGWVALRLTVKGLKGGHSGLEIDKGLGNAIKLQNRALMRLAGLGARVAAINGGNMRNAIPRECAAVLCLAPEQVAQAHAVVADLGATFAAELATVDPGVHLVLEPSEAGPATVLDPQLQRQVLQTIASLPSGVQRMSADIAGLVETSTNVSVITTEQDKLVLITSQRSSSASRLTEVVETVQCILELGGAVVETSEGYPGWQPNVDSPLLKLAQRCYRNLYQKDPEVKAIHAGLECGIIGERIPGMDMVSFGPNMEKVHSPDERVYIESVARYWKFVLEILKSAQ, from the coding sequence ATGACTGACGCTATACGTGGCCTGGAACCTCAGATCTTTTGGAACTGCTTCGCTGCCATTGCGGCGATTCCCAGACCCTCGGGGCACGAGGAACGGATCGGGAACTACATCCTGGAACGTGCCGGGCAACTGGGACTGGAGCGGGCCAAGGACGACAGCGGCAACATCGTGGTGAAGCTCCCGGCCACGCCGGGGAAGGAGCGGGTGGCGAGCATCTGCCTGCAGTCTCACCTGGACATGGTCTGCGAGAAGAACGCGGACAAAGTGCACGACTTTCTCAACGACCCGATCGAGTTGCTGCGCCAGGGGGAGGTGGTGACTGCCAACGGAACTACCCTTGGCGCCGATAACGGCATCGGCGTGGCAACCGCGCTGGCGATCATGGAGGACCAGACGGTGGAGCACGGTCCGCTGGAATTGCTGTTCACGGTGGAGGAGGAGACCGGGCTCGCCGGGGCCAAGAACCTGAGCCCCTCGCTGGTGTCGAGCCGGTCGCTCTTGAACCTCGACTCGGAGGAAGAGGGCGCCCTCTACATCGGCTGTGCCGGCGGCAAGGACACAGTGGGGAGATGGCAGCTGCTGCGGCAACCGACGCCTGCCGGCTGGGTCGCGCTGCGGCTCACGGTGAAGGGCCTCAAGGGGGGGCACTCCGGCCTGGAGATCGACAAGGGGCTCGGTAACGCCATCAAGCTGCAGAACCGGGCGCTCATGCGCTTGGCCGGTCTCGGGGCGAGAGTCGCTGCCATCAACGGTGGCAACATGAGAAATGCCATTCCCAGGGAATGCGCCGCGGTGCTCTGCCTCGCCCCAGAGCAGGTGGCACAGGCACACGCGGTAGTGGCGGACCTGGGGGCGACCTTTGCCGCCGAGCTGGCGACGGTCGATCCCGGCGTGCACCTGGTCCTCGAGCCGAGTGAAGCGGGGCCGGCAACGGTGCTGGACCCGCAACTGCAGCGGCAGGTGTTGCAGACCATCGCATCGCTCCCCAGTGGGGTGCAGCGGATGAGCGCTGACATTGCCGGGCTGGTAGAGACTTCCACCAACGTGTCGGTGATCACCACGGAGCAGGACAAACTGGTGCTGATCACCAGCCAGCGCAGTTCCAGCGCGTCGCGCTTGACCGAGGTGGTCGAGACGGTGCAGTGCATCCTGGAACTGGGCGGCGCGGTGGTAGAGACGAGCGAAGGATACCCGGGGTGGCAGCCCAACGTTGATTCGCCCCTGCTGAAGCTGGCGCAAAGGTGCTACCGGAACCTGTACCAGAAGGACCCGGAGGTGAAGGCGATTCACGCTGGACTTGAGTGCGGCATCATCGGCGAGCGGATTCCCGGCATGGACATGGTCTCGTTCGGACCCAACATGGAAAAGGTGCACTCTCCCGACGAAAGGGTCTACATCGAGAGCGTGGCCAGGTACTGGAAGTTTGTGCTGGAGATCCTGAAAAGCGCGCAGTAG
- a CDS encoding MFS transporter, whose translation MFKGITGNVFILGLVSFFTDVSSEMIYPLLPLFLTGLLGAGPAFLGAIEGVAESTASLLKLLSGIMSDRVRRRKRLVLMGYSVSALMRPLVGSATSPMAVLLIRTGDRVGKGIRTSPRDALIADSVDPSLRGKAYGFHRSMDHAGALVGPLLATFLLAYVVKDLRQLFWLAGIPGLIAVLLIVWKVSETEHAPQPKTGLQLAKLPAGGLRRYLLVLFLFTLGNSSDAFLLLKAGAVGTPSYRLPLLWAFFHLVKMLSSMPFGALSDRVGRRSVIVAGWCVYSLSYLGFGVARSEWQIWLLFAVYGLFFGLTEGVEKAFLADMAQPAQRGAAFGWYNFAVGVGALPASLLFGLIWHSFGSMAPFIYGAFLAAVAALLLLVLVKTPPACVERG comes from the coding sequence GTGTTCAAAGGCATAACCGGTAATGTCTTCATACTGGGTCTGGTCAGCTTCTTCACTGACGTCTCCAGCGAGATGATCTACCCGTTGCTGCCCCTGTTTCTCACCGGCCTGCTCGGGGCTGGTCCTGCCTTTCTCGGCGCCATTGAGGGCGTTGCCGAATCAACCGCCTCCCTGTTAAAGCTTCTTTCCGGCATCATGTCGGACCGGGTGCGCCGCAGGAAGCGCCTGGTACTTATGGGCTACTCCGTCTCGGCGCTGATGCGTCCCCTGGTGGGGAGCGCCACCTCGCCCATGGCGGTGCTGCTGATCCGCACTGGCGACCGGGTCGGCAAAGGCATCCGCACCTCGCCCCGTGACGCGCTCATCGCCGACTCGGTGGACCCGTCGCTGCGCGGCAAGGCCTACGGCTTTCACCGCTCCATGGACCACGCCGGCGCCCTGGTGGGGCCGCTTTTGGCCACCTTCCTGCTCGCCTACGTGGTCAAGGACCTGCGGCAGTTGTTCTGGCTGGCGGGGATCCCGGGCCTCATTGCCGTGCTCCTCATCGTGTGGAAGGTGAGCGAGACCGAGCACGCGCCGCAGCCAAAGACGGGGCTGCAACTGGCCAAGCTACCGGCGGGGGGGCTGAGAAGGTACCTGCTGGTCCTGTTCCTGTTCACCCTGGGCAACTCTTCGGATGCCTTCTTGCTGCTCAAGGCCGGAGCCGTCGGTACGCCCTCCTACCGGCTGCCGCTTCTGTGGGCCTTTTTTCACCTGGTTAAGATGCTCTCCTCTATGCCGTTTGGCGCGCTCTCGGACCGCGTCGGCAGACGCTCGGTGATCGTGGCCGGCTGGTGCGTCTATTCCCTTTCCTATCTCGGTTTCGGGGTCGCCCGCAGCGAGTGGCAGATCTGGCTCCTCTTTGCCGTGTACGGCCTGTTCTTCGGCCTTACCGAAGGGGTCGAGAAGGCGTTTCTGGCAGACATGGCGCAGCCTGCGCAACGCGGTGCCGCCTTTGGCTGGTATAACTTCGCCGTCGGTGTGGGTGCCCTGCCGGCGAGCCTCCTCTTCGGTCTCATCTGGCACAGTTTCGGTTCCATGGCCCCCTTTATTTACGGTGCTTTCCTCGCCGCCGTCGCGGCGCTCCTGCTGCTTGTCCTGGTCAAAACTCCTCCTGCCTGCGTCGAACGCGGCTGA
- a CDS encoding B12-binding domain-containing radical SAM protein, with translation MKILLTTLHAKYVHASLALPYLASACATLPELEWNILELTINELPDQLLAKLYAERADVVMFSCYIWNTELTLKLASDLKQLAPETFIVLGGPEVSFGSFDMMVRNAAIDCIVRGEGEESCRELLAALSRGDALEEIAGITYREGEEVIANPERGPLADLDTIPSPFAAGLVDLKKPLVYYETSRGCPFSCAFCMSSIENGVRSFSMQRIKADLTLLMEAGVQTVKLADRTFNFDARRANEIWRFVLEHNRGSKFHFEIAAELLTEENLALLAQVPAGMFRFEIGVQSGGEETLAKVERKSSLEKLYANVARLKSATAVTVHLDLVAGLPGESLPGFLASVQGLFALEADHIQVEPLKVLKGTAMRGIARKEGYAYAEAAPYKILRTPWLSFEEIRRIEGISRLLDLVYNSGRFATTLQVFAAGQPLSQFFNQAAQFFDSAGLFAGNLSLASLFEALWRYAAEGSDDQVLQRLRDALCFDLCLTGYPSGNLPSFFTRGPEPEAGAPLRLESKPGERVRYYRRTFARDYRCTPWSEEPATITFIYRSAAGAGLQVQVL, from the coding sequence ATGAAGATCCTGCTCACCACCCTGCACGCCAAGTACGTTCATGCCTCGCTGGCTCTCCCCTATCTAGCCTCGGCCTGTGCCACCCTGCCTGAACTGGAGTGGAACATCCTGGAACTTACCATCAACGAACTCCCCGACCAGTTGCTGGCCAAGCTCTACGCGGAGCGGGCCGACGTGGTCATGTTCTCCTGCTACATCTGGAATACGGAACTAACACTCAAGCTGGCCTCGGATCTGAAACAGTTGGCCCCGGAAACTTTCATCGTCCTTGGCGGCCCGGAGGTCTCCTTCGGCTCCTTCGACATGATGGTGCGCAACGCCGCCATCGACTGCATCGTGCGCGGCGAGGGGGAAGAGAGCTGCCGCGAACTGCTGGCAGCATTGAGCCGGGGGGACGCGCTGGAAGAGATCGCCGGCATCACCTACCGCGAGGGTGAGGAGGTCATCGCCAACCCCGAGCGCGGGCCGCTTGCCGACCTGGATACCATTCCCTCCCCGTTCGCGGCGGGACTGGTCGACCTGAAGAAGCCGCTGGTGTACTACGAGACCTCGCGCGGCTGTCCCTTCTCCTGTGCCTTCTGCATGTCCTCCATCGAGAACGGCGTGCGTTCCTTTTCCATGCAGCGGATCAAGGCGGATCTCACGCTGCTCATGGAGGCCGGGGTGCAGACCGTGAAGCTGGCCGACCGCACCTTCAACTTCGATGCGCGGCGTGCCAACGAGATCTGGCGCTTCGTGCTGGAGCATAACCGGGGCAGCAAGTTTCATTTCGAAATAGCGGCGGAGCTTTTGACCGAGGAAAACCTGGCCCTGCTGGCGCAGGTACCGGCGGGGATGTTCCGTTTCGAGATCGGCGTTCAGTCGGGAGGGGAGGAGACGCTGGCCAAGGTGGAGCGCAAATCCAGCCTGGAAAAGCTCTATGCCAACGTGGCGCGGCTCAAGTCCGCGACGGCTGTCACGGTGCACCTGGACCTGGTGGCGGGGCTCCCCGGCGAATCCCTGCCGGGATTTCTGGCTTCGGTGCAGGGGCTCTTCGCGCTCGAGGCGGACCACATCCAGGTCGAGCCGCTCAAGGTGCTAAAGGGGACGGCGATGCGGGGTATTGCCCGCAAAGAGGGGTACGCCTACGCGGAGGCGGCGCCGTACAAGATCCTGCGCACCCCGTGGCTCAGCTTCGAGGAGATCCGCCGCATCGAGGGGATCAGCCGCCTGCTCGACCTGGTTTACAACAGCGGCAGGTTCGCAACGACGCTGCAGGTGTTCGCTGCCGGGCAACCGCTGTCGCAGTTTTTCAACCAGGCAGCACAGTTCTTCGACTCCGCCGGGCTCTTCGCCGGCAACCTTTCCCTCGCCTCCCTTTTCGAGGCGCTCTGGCGCTACGCTGCCGAGGGGAGCGACGACCAGGTCCTGCAGCGCCTGCGCGATGCCCTCTGCTTCGACCTATGCCTGACCGGCTACCCCAGCGGCAACCTGCCCAGCTTCTTCACCCGTGGACCTGAACCGGAAGCGGGTGCGCCCCTGCGCCTCGAGTCGAAGCCGGGCGAGCGGGTCCGCTATTACCGCCGCACCTTCGCCAGGGACTACCGCTGCACCCCCTGGAGCGAAGAGCCCGCCACCATCACCTTCATCTACCGCTCCGCGGCCGGCGCGGGACTCCAGGTGCAGGTCCTGTAG
- a CDS encoding radical SAM protein produces the protein MKTKKLPKLLYADSQGNIYDHPYLTMAGMSADEAVLPESVELIPLPDDSRLFTIPDTPPIAWDEEQGSFVTLSQVREGRRNMKIQAVSAFMAPGYMRTLLPACDYSKKKVHLPLWSYTAVGWDEEQECFVVAATRVDDNENWLPKNYDDRKLDPLVRKMLAEFPKNRLIEQLSRCAVDYHCFAAKNLFFRRWEAPIPTSPVCNSRCLGCISLQPSDCCPSNHERIPFVPTPEEIVELMLPHLLQAPEPIVSYGQGCEGDPIMQADTIAEATKRLKAGTSRGTVNFNSNGSMPDRVRMLCDAGMDSMRFSMNSVQEGFYNNYYRPKGYRFADVVESVQAAKQKGLFTMINYLVSPGVTDSPSEVEALLKFIEKTGVDMLQMRNLSIDPAFYNERMGVQERGIGMYKLLQEVKKAFPKIQYGYFNRTKERFFPDGFEKGWPIR, from the coding sequence ATGAAAACCAAGAAACTGCCGAAACTGCTCTACGCCGACAGCCAGGGCAACATCTACGACCACCCCTACCTCACCATGGCTGGGATGAGCGCCGACGAGGCGGTGTTGCCGGAGTCGGTCGAGCTGATCCCGCTGCCGGATGACAGCCGCCTGTTCACCATACCCGACACGCCTCCCATCGCGTGGGACGAGGAGCAGGGGAGCTTCGTGACCCTGAGCCAGGTGAGGGAGGGACGGCGCAACATGAAGATCCAGGCCGTTTCGGCCTTCATGGCTCCTGGATACATGCGCACCCTGCTGCCGGCCTGCGACTACAGCAAGAAGAAGGTGCATCTGCCGCTTTGGTCCTACACCGCGGTCGGGTGGGACGAGGAGCAGGAGTGCTTCGTGGTTGCCGCCACCCGCGTCGACGACAACGAGAACTGGCTCCCCAAGAACTACGATGACAGGAAGCTCGACCCGCTGGTGCGCAAGATGCTGGCCGAGTTTCCCAAGAACCGGCTCATCGAGCAGCTGTCGCGCTGCGCCGTCGACTACCACTGCTTCGCCGCCAAAAACCTCTTCTTCCGCAGGTGGGAGGCCCCCATTCCGACCTCGCCGGTGTGCAACTCGCGCTGCCTGGGATGCATCAGCCTGCAGCCCTCGGACTGCTGCCCGTCCAACCATGAGCGCATCCCGTTCGTGCCCACCCCCGAGGAGATCGTGGAGCTCATGCTGCCGCACCTGTTGCAGGCGCCGGAGCCGATCGTCTCCTACGGGCAGGGGTGCGAGGGGGATCCCATCATGCAGGCCGACACCATCGCCGAGGCGACCAAAAGGCTCAAGGCCGGGACCTCGCGCGGCACGGTCAACTTCAACTCCAACGGTTCAATGCCGGACCGGGTGCGCATGCTGTGCGACGCCGGCATGGACTCGATGCGCTTCTCCATGAACTCGGTGCAGGAAGGGTTCTACAACAACTACTACCGACCCAAGGGTTACCGCTTCGCCGACGTGGTCGAATCGGTCCAGGCTGCCAAGCAGAAGGGTCTGTTTACCATGATCAACTACCTGGTTTCGCCGGGGGTGACCGACAGCCCGTCCGAGGTCGAGGCGCTGTTGAAGTTCATCGAAAAGACCGGCGTGGACATGCTGCAGATGCGCAACCTCTCCATAGATCCCGCCTTCTACAACGAAAGGATGGGGGTGCAAGAGCGTGGCATCGGCATGTACAAGCTGTTGCAGGAGGTGAAGAAGGCTTTTCCGAAGATCCAGTATGGCTACTTTAACCGCACCAAGGAGCGCTTCTTTCCGGACGGGTTCGAGAAGGGGTGGCCGATCCGATGA
- a CDS encoding cytochrome c3 family protein, translating to MRKLLFVCMLCLMSALYAQQALAEKQQHKEYAEMKVSECNDCHKGEGVAPNHDGDWVRNHRNLASRGNNNCGQCHTQSYCLDCHQGGGINADLTKSTFGRDYVPKSHRSDFVNLHPLKAQDNPQSCLRCHDQKYCNSCHARFPKGSMRIKSHLMLGPNNQQYAPALGEHAIEARRNLQSCQTCHPEGDVCIQCHSGGKTNPHPRNWKGISSNFRDKAGNKVCLKCHLPGTF from the coding sequence GTGAGGAAATTGTTGTTTGTTTGCATGCTGTGCTTGATGTCAGCCTTGTATGCCCAACAGGCGTTGGCCGAGAAACAGCAGCACAAGGAATACGCGGAGATGAAAGTCTCCGAGTGCAACGACTGCCATAAAGGCGAAGGCGTTGCACCCAACCACGATGGCGATTGGGTGCGCAACCATCGCAACCTGGCCAGCAGGGGCAACAATAACTGCGGCCAGTGCCACACCCAGTCGTACTGCCTGGACTGCCACCAGGGCGGTGGCATCAATGCCGATCTGACCAAATCTACCTTCGGTCGTGACTACGTGCCCAAAAGCCACAGAAGCGACTTCGTGAACCTGCATCCGCTGAAGGCACAGGACAACCCGCAAAGCTGCCTGCGCTGCCATGACCAGAAGTACTGCAACTCCTGCCATGCGCGCTTCCCCAAAGGGAGCATGAGGATCAAGTCGCACCTGATGCTCGGCCCCAACAACCAGCAGTACGCGCCGGCCTTGGGTGAGCATGCCATTGAGGCGCGTCGCAACCTGCAGTCCTGTCAGACCTGTCATCCGGAAGGCGACGTCTGCATCCAGTGCCACTCTGGCGGCAAGACCAATCCGCACCCCCGCAACTGGAAAGGCATCAGCTCTAACTTCAGAGACAAGGCCGGCAATAAGGTGTGTTTGAAATGCCACCTGCCGGGAACTTTTTAA